A genome region from Arachidicoccus soli includes the following:
- a CDS encoding hemolysin family protein produces the protein MIADIPPAENTAELYKVFLTIFLVLLNGFFVAAEFAIVKVRSSQLNSVKGVSPKVINVAKTVTNNLDNYLAATQLGITLASLGLGWVGESVMTAYVQKLFSLFNFSIAAATADKIAIVLAFVLITILHIVFGELAPKSIAIRKAASTTLLTALPLRAFYFIFRPFIFLLNSLANLVLRMLGIDPVKDQDIHTEEEIKMIISESEEGGEIEDSERELINNVFDFDSSRVRDILTHRKDIVALDIDVSFDEIVNTVVEEGYSRYPVYRETLNDLVGILTIKDILQFVNEGKSGEIEKILRPVFYIPDSMKIKDLLKSFQKDHLQIAVVTDEYGDIAGIVTMEDILEELVGDIQDEHDAEQPIVEVQTDGSFLVQSHETIEDINEFLPVELPEIDDYSTLSGLITYQHGSVPVEGEVINYDGYEITILKMYRSSVEKVRMRLLERENNELKEKEE, from the coding sequence ATGATTGCAGATATACCTCCGGCTGAGAATACAGCTGAATTATATAAAGTTTTCCTGACTATTTTTCTGGTGTTGTTAAACGGTTTTTTTGTAGCCGCAGAGTTTGCCATAGTAAAAGTTCGTTCCTCTCAACTTAATAGCGTCAAAGGCGTTTCTCCTAAAGTAATTAATGTTGCAAAGACTGTTACCAATAATTTAGATAATTATCTGGCTGCAACACAATTGGGTATAACCTTGGCATCTTTGGGATTAGGCTGGGTTGGCGAATCGGTGATGACTGCTTATGTGCAAAAATTATTCTCTCTTTTCAATTTTTCCATTGCGGCAGCAACAGCAGATAAAATTGCTATTGTCTTGGCCTTTGTATTAATTACTATTCTTCATATTGTATTCGGAGAATTAGCCCCTAAATCTATTGCCATACGTAAGGCTGCCTCTACGACTTTATTAACGGCATTGCCATTAAGGGCGTTTTACTTTATTTTCCGTCCTTTTATTTTCTTACTTAATTCCTTGGCTAACCTTGTTCTGCGTATGCTGGGTATTGATCCGGTAAAAGATCAGGATATTCATACTGAAGAAGAAATAAAAATGATTATTTCAGAGAGTGAAGAAGGGGGTGAAATCGAAGATTCGGAACGTGAGTTAATCAACAATGTTTTTGACTTTGACTCAAGTCGGGTAAGGGACATTCTTACGCACCGAAAAGATATTGTGGCCTTGGATATTGATGTAAGCTTTGATGAGATTGTAAATACGGTGGTAGAAGAAGGGTATTCGCGTTATCCTGTATATCGCGAAACACTCAATGATCTGGTAGGTATTTTGACTATAAAAGACATTCTACAATTTGTCAATGAGGGGAAGTCAGGTGAAATTGAAAAAATACTCCGGCCTGTTTTTTATATTCCTGATAGTATGAAGATTAAAGACCTTTTAAAGTCTTTCCAGAAAGATCATTTACAAATTGCTGTCGTTACAGATGAATATGGAGATATTGCCGGTATTGTGACAATGGAAGATATCTTGGAAGAGTTAGTGGGTGATATCCAAGACGAACACGATGCCGAGCAACCGATTGTAGAAGTACAGACAGACGGAAGTTTCTTGGTTCAGTCGCATGAGACCATTGAAGATATTAATGAATTTTTACCGGTGGAATTACCTGAGATTGATGATTATTCAACATTATCAGGTTTGATTACCTATCAACATGGAAGTGTACCTGTTGAAGGAGAAGTCATTAATTATGATGGGTATGAAATTACTATTTTGAAAATGTATAGAAGTTCAGTGGAAAAAGTGAGAATGCGTTTATTAGAAAGAGAAAATAATGAATTAAAGGAAAAGGAAGAATAG
- a CDS encoding IS1096 element passenger TnpR family protein → MALLKFRVYFEDDYGVYRDVVIKHTQNFKQLHTCILSAYGFDQKHQATFYRSNDAWQHGREITLEKYDKVYRTEPLLMAETIIGSEIRDTNQHFIYEYDFVKNWFFQIELINVQKDESGHNEIPYVSRVEGIGPQQYGVGNVLNNQFLDIEEKYDLNKGTEGFGEEGDSADTEEEQTEESETEDF, encoded by the coding sequence ATGGCCTTACTTAAATTTCGTGTTTATTTCGAAGATGACTACGGTGTTTATCGTGATGTGGTAATTAAACATACACAAAATTTTAAGCAATTGCATACTTGTATTTTGAGTGCATATGGATTTGACCAAAAGCATCAGGCTACCTTTTATCGCAGCAATGATGCTTGGCAGCACGGCCGTGAGATAACGCTGGAAAAATATGATAAAGTTTATCGTACCGAACCCTTGCTGATGGCAGAAACGATCATCGGATCAGAAATCCGTGATACGAATCAGCATTTTATTTATGAGTATGATTTTGTCAAAAACTGGTTTTTTCAGATTGAGTTAATTAATGTACAGAAAGATGAAAGCGGCCATAATGAAATTCCTTACGTAAGTAGGGTAGAAGGCATCGGTCCGCAACAATATGGTGTAGGCAATGTGTTAAATAATCAATTTTTAGATATTGAGGAAAAATATGATCTCAATAAAGGCACTGAGGGGTTTGGAGAAGAAGGCGATTCTGCTGACACAGAAGAGGAGCAGACGGAAGAGTCTGAAACAGAAGATTTTTAG
- a CDS encoding CCA tRNA nucleotidyltransferase, whose amino-acid sequence MQIPCTDKELFIFKKVATVAAETNTPAYVVGGFVRDKIIGRATKDIDIVCIGNGIDFANKIADKFKPKPHVTIFKTFGTAQIKLLDTEIEVVGARTESYRNDSRKPEVSPGTLQEDQNRRDFTINALSVSLNKGDYGELIDPFKGVKDLQFKIIRTPLSPEETFSDDPLRMLRAIRFATQLNFTIEANTLQAIVTEKERIRIISKERIADELNKIMLAKRPSVGWDLLFRTGLLEIIFPQMTALAGAENIEGIGHKDNFYHTIQVIDNIAAKTNDLWLRWAALLHDIGKPATKRFEKGHGWTFHGHEIVGAKMVPKIFAQLKLPLNDKMKFVQQLVSLHMRPVSLTKENITDSAIRRLLFDVGENVDDLMTLCEADITSKNPNKVRRYMQNFELVRKRMEEVEQTDRMRNWQPPISGELIMQTFNLVPSKNVGIIKDAIREAILDGEIPNDFDAAFQLMLEKAAALGLKPVP is encoded by the coding sequence ATGCAAATACCTTGTACTGATAAAGAATTATTTATTTTTAAAAAAGTTGCAACAGTTGCAGCAGAAACAAACACGCCAGCTTATGTGGTGGGTGGTTTTGTTCGTGATAAAATTATTGGTCGAGCTACCAAAGATATAGATATTGTCTGCATTGGAAACGGAATTGATTTTGCGAACAAAATTGCCGATAAATTTAAACCAAAGCCCCATGTAACTATTTTTAAAACCTTTGGTACTGCACAAATAAAATTATTAGACACAGAGATAGAGGTAGTGGGGGCAAGAACGGAGAGCTATCGCAACGATAGTCGCAAGCCAGAAGTGTCGCCCGGTACTTTGCAAGAGGATCAAAACAGGAGAGATTTTACCATTAATGCACTATCTGTTAGTTTGAATAAAGGCGATTATGGTGAATTGATTGATCCATTTAAAGGGGTCAAAGATTTGCAGTTCAAAATAATCCGTACGCCATTAAGCCCAGAAGAAACTTTTAGTGACGATCCGCTGCGTATGTTGCGCGCCATCCGGTTTGCGACACAGTTGAATTTTACAATTGAAGCCAATACCTTACAAGCAATCGTCACCGAAAAGGAAAGAATTAGAATCATTTCTAAAGAGCGCATTGCAGATGAATTGAATAAGATTATGCTTGCCAAACGGCCATCAGTAGGTTGGGATTTGTTGTTTAGAACTGGATTGTTGGAGATCATCTTCCCGCAGATGACGGCTTTAGCCGGTGCAGAAAATATCGAAGGGATTGGCCATAAAGATAATTTTTATCATACTATTCAGGTGATTGATAACATTGCTGCAAAGACGAATGATCTCTGGTTGAGGTGGGCAGCTTTGTTGCACGATATTGGGAAACCTGCTACAAAGAGGTTTGAAAAAGGACACGGATGGACTTTTCATGGACATGAGATAGTAGGCGCTAAGATGGTTCCTAAAATTTTTGCGCAGTTAAAATTGCCGTTGAACGACAAAATGAAGTTTGTCCAACAGCTTGTTTCTTTGCATATGCGGCCGGTGAGTCTTACAAAAGAAAATATTACGGATAGCGCCATACGTCGTTTATTATTTGATGTGGGCGAAAATGTAGATGATTTAATGACACTTTGTGAGGCAGATATTACGAGCAAAAACCCGAATAAAGTCCGTCGTTATATGCAAAATTTCGAGCTCGTGCGTAAACGAATGGAGGAAGTAGAACAGACTGATAGAATGCGCAATTGGCAACCACCTATTTCCGGAGAGCTGATTATGCAAACATTTAATCTCGTCCCTAGTAAAAATGTGGGTATTATTAAAGATGCAATACGGGAAGCTATCTTGGATGGAGAAATTCCGAATGATTTTGATGCCGCTTTTCAATTAATGCTTGAAAAAGCAGCTGCATTAGGATTGAAGCCTGTCCCATAA
- a CDS encoding glutaminyl-peptide cyclotransferase, giving the protein MKKYLIVSLVLLGFGCKNNKSNSQNNNDDATVKTPTSISYKVVNVFPHDPNSFTEGFFLHDGKVFESTGLKGNTGTSKLLVYDLQTGKVAQSVSLPSVYFGEGISIVNNKLYQLTWQKHKVFVYDLPSLNKVKEMTWPYEGWGMTTDGKNLIISTGSSNLYYVNPEDFSVIKTIAVSNSYGPLPMINELEYVDGVVYANIWETNSIVKIDPKTGAVIGTIDLTNIRQQNSVPVVEDDVLNGIAYDSAKNTFLVTGKNWPKIFEIKLN; this is encoded by the coding sequence ATGAAAAAATATTTAATTGTATCTTTAGTATTATTGGGATTTGGTTGCAAGAACAATAAAAGCAACAGTCAAAACAATAATGATGATGCAACTGTAAAAACCCCAACGAGTATTTCTTATAAAGTGGTGAATGTATTTCCACATGATCCCAATTCATTTACCGAAGGATTTTTCTTACACGACGGTAAAGTGTTTGAAAGTACCGGGTTAAAGGGTAATACAGGGACTAGTAAATTATTGGTTTACGATTTACAAACTGGTAAAGTGGCGCAATCCGTTTCTCTTCCTTCAGTTTACTTTGGAGAAGGTATCAGTATCGTCAACAACAAATTATATCAGTTAACCTGGCAAAAACATAAGGTTTTTGTGTATGATTTACCCTCTCTAAATAAAGTAAAAGAAATGACTTGGCCCTATGAAGGATGGGGTATGACAACTGACGGGAAAAATTTAATTATCAGCACTGGTAGCAGTAATTTATATTATGTGAACCCGGAAGATTTTAGTGTCATTAAAACTATTGCTGTGTCCAACAGTTATGGACCTTTGCCTATGATTAATGAGTTGGAATATGTAGATGGTGTGGTTTATGCAAATATTTGGGAAACCAATAGCATTGTGAAAATAGATCCAAAAACGGGTGCTGTAATAGGTACAATTGATTTGACAAATATCCGTCAGCAAAATAGTGTGCCGGTGGTAGAAGATGATGTATTAAATGGCATCGCTTATGATTCTGCAAAAAATACGTTTTTAGTCACCGGAAAAAACTGGCCGAAGATTTTTGAAATAAAATTGAATTAG
- a CDS encoding septal ring lytic transglycosylase RlpA family protein, which yields MKYSILIIMALVFCTNIVLAQNKVQIKYTDSSKIVYGKASFYSRSLDGSRTAIGTKFSHEKMTGASNFFKLRSWVRVTRLATGKSIIVYINDRMPSYMAKKGRAIDLSRKAAGKLGFLHLGLTKVKVEEVFNDTEH from the coding sequence ATGAAGTATTCTATTTTGATAATTATGGCTTTAGTTTTCTGTACAAATATTGTACTTGCACAAAATAAAGTGCAGATAAAATATACCGATTCCAGTAAAATAGTTTACGGTAAAGCATCTTTTTATAGTCGAAGTCTGGATGGTTCCCGAACAGCTATTGGAACAAAGTTTAGTCATGAAAAAATGACAGGCGCAAGCAATTTTTTCAAGCTACGCAGCTGGGTGCGTGTAACAAGGTTGGCGACAGGAAAATCTATAATCGTTTATATCAACGACCGCATGCCTTCATATATGGCAAAAAAAGGCAGGGCGATTGATTTATCTAGAAAGGCTGCTGGGAAACTTGGTTTTTTGCACTTAGGACTTACAAAAGTAAAAGTGGAAGAAGTGTTTAATGATACGGAACACTAA
- a CDS encoding M15 family metallopeptidase: MLKQIFISQILFLSLFCNNTTAQTYTKNRYGLEIIDDIKSYQLLIEKDSTQELVPLQQYIKNLKVDFVYATNKNFTHRVLYKNPKAYLRLPVAKALQQVAASLKERGLGLLIFDAYRPYSITEKMWQVVPDARYAANPKHGSGHNRGIAVDISLYYLSSGKPLTMPTAFDNFTNKAHQDYMELSKKIIDNRNLLKHIMKQYGFAPLSTEWWHFSFPNPTEKYKILNLNFDELNTFVKENKN, translated from the coding sequence ATGCTAAAGCAAATATTTATTTCCCAAATATTATTCTTAAGTCTGTTCTGCAATAATACAACTGCTCAAACCTACACAAAAAATAGATATGGGCTTGAAATAATTGACGATATTAAAAGTTATCAATTATTAATTGAAAAAGATAGTACACAAGAATTAGTACCACTCCAGCAATATATTAAGAATTTAAAAGTAGATTTTGTCTACGCAACCAACAAAAATTTTACGCATAGGGTTTTATACAAAAACCCAAAAGCTTATCTAAGGTTACCTGTTGCAAAAGCATTACAACAGGTGGCAGCATCTTTAAAAGAAAGAGGTTTGGGACTCCTGATATTTGATGCATATCGCCCTTATTCTATTACGGAAAAAATGTGGCAAGTTGTCCCAGATGCCCGTTATGCTGCCAATCCAAAACATGGAAGTGGTCATAATAGAGGAATTGCCGTAGACATAAGCTTATATTATCTATCCTCAGGAAAACCATTGACAATGCCTACAGCTTTTGATAATTTCACAAATAAAGCACATCAGGATTATATGGAATTATCTAAAAAAATAATCGATAACCGGAATTTATTAAAGCATATCATGAAGCAATATGGTTTTGCACCACTGTCCACTGAATGGTGGCATTTTAGTTTTCCCAACCCAACTGAAAAATATAAAATCCTTAATCTGAATTTCGATGAACTGAATACATTTGTGAAAGAAAATAAAAATTAG
- a CDS encoding C1 family peptidase, which translates to MKKIFLSALAISATILAANAQVDLVKKASENATEAANKGFHFTNLIDLSTTPIENQGSSGTCWSYSANSFLESEMIKNGGDPIHLSKIYTVRHAYMDKANAFILMQGGLSWGDGGEGHDVINMYAKYGAIPESDYTGLVDGRKINRFGPMQKVLKNMLDSVTKIKGQIDPLAWKAAFKKVLDDSLGVVPQSFQYKGKTYTPETFAKEVVRINPDNYVEFISQNTTPYYKKAMMMASDNWAYQWDYNITPTDMTDIIDNALKHGYTVGWGADVSEPYFSWPNGVAFVPKNALTLEGKNLTRDEKAAIYNGDKTEMQITPENRQEGLEDYTTTDDHGMHIVGLAKDQDGKEFYIVKNSWGVTNQYKGFLYVSKAYVQYKTTSMLVNKNAVPKSLRRKMEL; encoded by the coding sequence ATGAAAAAAATTTTCCTTTCAGCACTTGCTATTTCAGCAACTATATTAGCGGCTAATGCGCAAGTAGACTTAGTGAAAAAGGCAAGTGAAAATGCAACGGAGGCTGCAAACAAAGGCTTCCATTTTACCAATCTAATTGACCTTTCCACTACTCCTATAGAAAACCAGGGTAGTTCAGGTACTTGCTGGAGTTATTCAGCTAATTCCTTTTTGGAATCTGAGATGATAAAAAATGGTGGTGACCCAATTCATCTTTCTAAAATTTACACCGTTCGTCATGCATATATGGATAAAGCCAATGCTTTTATATTAATGCAGGGCGGTCTTTCATGGGGTGATGGTGGAGAAGGGCATGATGTTATCAATATGTATGCAAAATATGGTGCAATACCGGAATCAGATTATACGGGTTTGGTAGATGGCAGAAAAATTAATCGTTTTGGTCCTATGCAGAAAGTACTGAAAAATATGTTAGATTCAGTAACTAAAATAAAAGGACAAATAGACCCGCTTGCATGGAAAGCTGCATTCAAGAAGGTGTTGGATGATAGCTTGGGTGTAGTTCCTCAGAGTTTTCAATACAAGGGAAAAACATATACACCAGAAACTTTTGCAAAAGAAGTAGTACGCATAAACCCGGATAATTATGTAGAATTCATTTCTCAAAATACAACTCCTTATTATAAGAAGGCTATGATGATGGCTTCAGACAACTGGGCCTATCAATGGGATTATAACATTACCCCAACGGACATGACAGATATTATTGACAATGCACTCAAACATGGTTATACTGTTGGTTGGGGCGCGGATGTTTCCGAACCCTATTTTAGTTGGCCAAATGGAGTTGCTTTTGTGCCTAAAAATGCATTAACCTTAGAGGGCAAAAATCTTACAAGAGATGAAAAAGCAGCTATTTATAATGGAGACAAAACAGAGATGCAGATCACTCCTGAAAATCGCCAAGAGGGCTTGGAAGACTATACGACCACCGATGATCATGGTATGCATATTGTTGGATTAGCAAAAGACCAAGACGGTAAAGAATTCTACATTGTAAAAAATTCTTGGGGAGTAACCAATCAGTACAAAGGCTTTTTGTATGTTTCTAAAGCATATGTGCAATACAAGACCACTTCTATGTTGGTCAATAAAAATGCTGTCCCGAAATCTCTGCGCAGGAAAATGGAATTATAA
- a CDS encoding DUF445 domain-containing protein, translating to MMKTNDTYHKKAKQLKKHKTLATSFFVIMLVLYITMEVTIRNHTAIWMGYVKAFAEAAMVGALADWFAVTALFHHPMGLRIPHTNLIEKKKQDIGDNLGAFVVDNFLNPETIRPYIEQMDISVTLTKWLDKESNKQIIIEETSIILNKILEDLNDEEIARFIAKKGNELIQKVALNKVFASILQYLLERKEHEKILSFLLEKIKYYIVENEDTVKQRVKKESGFFVPGFVDNMLANRITVGIANFLHEIEEDKNHRIRQEITEHLYKFSTQLKEENKWNEDFEKIKSGLLSPENLNQYANDIWQNIKATILKEITNKDAAFFNYLHKTISGFALNLKTDQGLRDKINKQVKYNAFRLILKNKATVGNIISNTVGNWKGRELSEKLELEVGKDLQYIRINGTLVGGLVGLLIYSITQLL from the coding sequence ATGATGAAAACAAACGACACCTATCATAAAAAAGCTAAACAACTCAAAAAGCACAAGACGCTTGCTACTTCCTTCTTTGTAATAATGCTCGTATTGTATATAACCATGGAAGTTACAATCCGAAACCATACGGCTATCTGGATGGGCTATGTAAAAGCCTTCGCAGAGGCTGCAATGGTGGGCGCATTGGCAGATTGGTTCGCCGTTACCGCCTTGTTTCATCATCCTATGGGATTAAGGATTCCACATACAAATTTAATTGAAAAAAAGAAACAGGATATTGGCGATAACCTGGGAGCATTTGTAGTGGATAATTTCTTAAACCCGGAAACCATTCGTCCTTATATCGAGCAAATGGATATTTCTGTGACGCTTACCAAATGGCTGGATAAGGAAAGTAACAAACAAATTATTATTGAAGAAACGTCTATTATACTAAATAAAATATTAGAAGATCTAAATGATGAAGAGATTGCCCGTTTTATTGCAAAAAAAGGTAATGAGCTGATACAAAAAGTAGCATTGAATAAAGTATTCGCCTCCATTCTTCAATACTTACTCGAAAGAAAGGAACATGAAAAAATACTCTCTTTCCTTTTAGAAAAAATAAAATATTATATCGTGGAGAATGAAGACACGGTAAAACAACGTGTGAAAAAAGAAAGTGGATTCTTCGTTCCGGGATTTGTAGATAATATGCTGGCAAACCGTATCACCGTCGGCATTGCCAATTTTTTACATGAAATTGAAGAAGATAAAAATCATAGAATCAGGCAAGAAATCACTGAACATTTGTATAAATTTTCGACACAGTTAAAAGAAGAAAATAAATGGAATGAAGATTTCGAAAAGATAAAATCCGGATTACTGTCTCCCGAAAATTTAAATCAATATGCCAATGATATTTGGCAGAATATAAAGGCAACCATCCTAAAAGAAATTACAAATAAAGATGCTGCGTTTTTTAATTACCTCCACAAAACTATTTCAGGTTTTGCGTTGAATTTAAAAACGGATCAAGGCTTAAGGGATAAAATCAATAAGCAAGTGAAATATAATGCCTTTAGATTAATCCTTAAAAACAAAGCTACTGTAGGGAATATTATAAGCAATACGGTTGGCAATTGGAAGGGTCGTGAGCTAAGCGAGAAATTAGAACTAGAAGTAGGGAAAGACTTGCAATATATTCGCATCAATGGCACGTTAGTAGGTGGTCTGGTGGGATTGCTTATTTATAGTATCACACAATTATTGTAA
- a CDS encoding winged helix-turn-helix transcriptional regulator has product MLAEKIIEKKIEPDCDCSILGSINIISGKWKPVIIWMLLSGPKRFGELHRSIQGIALKVLSRHLKELEADGIINRKVYAEVPPKVEYTLTEKGMSLNEVMQLLAEWGRKNLVAE; this is encoded by the coding sequence ATGTTAGCAGAAAAAATAATTGAAAAAAAGATTGAGCCGGATTGTGATTGTTCAATATTGGGATCTATCAATATCATAAGCGGCAAATGGAAGCCCGTTATTATATGGATGTTATTGTCAGGCCCCAAGCGTTTTGGTGAGCTTCATAGATCGATTCAAGGTATAGCACTAAAGGTTTTGTCCAGGCATTTAAAAGAACTGGAGGCAGACGGTATAATTAATCGGAAGGTATATGCTGAAGTTCCGCCAAAGGTAGAGTATACACTCACTGAAAAAGGTATGTCCCTCAATGAAGTGATGCAGCTATTAGCAGAATGGGGTAGAAAGAATTTAGTAGCCGAATAA
- a CDS encoding short chain dehydrogenase has translation MKIIIIGATGTIGKHVSAELEKEHEVIKAGSKSGDLLVDISSIESIENFYKEAGAFDALICTAGNAQFGPLAQMKDADFRVGVDSKLMGQVNLVLIGQHYINPKGSFTLTSGALADDPILMGANISAMNGAINGFVKAAAIELEKGVRINAVGPDIVEESTAYYPYFPGHIPVTMSGVTQAYVKSVLGGQTGQIYKVL, from the coding sequence ATGAAGATAATAATTATCGGTGCCACGGGTACCATCGGAAAACATGTAAGCGCTGAATTAGAAAAAGAACACGAAGTCATTAAGGCAGGTTCAAAAAGCGGCGATCTATTAGTAGACATCTCCTCCATTGAGTCAATTGAAAACTTTTACAAAGAAGCCGGCGCATTTGACGCATTAATCTGCACCGCCGGGAATGCACAGTTCGGGCCTTTAGCTCAAATGAAGGACGCTGATTTTAGGGTGGGTGTTGATAGTAAATTAATGGGGCAGGTAAACCTGGTGTTGATAGGTCAACATTACATAAACCCGAAAGGCTCGTTTACATTGACTTCAGGTGCATTAGCTGATGATCCAATTCTAATGGGTGCCAATATAAGCGCGATGAATGGAGCCATTAATGGTTTTGTTAAGGCCGCAGCAATAGAACTTGAAAAGGGGGTGCGTATCAATGCGGTAGGCCCAGATATTGTTGAAGAGTCTACTGCGTATTATCCCTATTTCCCCGGACATATTCCTGTCACTATGAGTGGCGTTACCCAGGCTTATGTAAAAAGTGTGTTGGGCGGACAAACCGGGCAAATTTATAAAGTGCTCTAA
- a CDS encoding NAD(P)-dependent oxidoreductase: MKILILGATGRTGRLIVEEAIKQGHALNVLVRDIHKIPFDSKSINVFQGTPARREDLAAAMQGCDLLISALSIARASDAPWSKLITPENFISECVKNIIAEAGQQNIQRLISISAWGVGDTNKDIPFWLRWLIKHTNLRPVYAEHESQEKLLAASSLQWTAVRPVALNDAKKIKTLKISFNNLPKPSLYISRHSVAKFIVDIIKSNGYVCKSPTISEH; this comes from the coding sequence ATGAAAATACTTATTCTTGGCGCCACCGGAAGAACCGGTCGCCTTATTGTTGAAGAGGCTATAAAGCAAGGTCATGCCTTAAATGTTTTGGTGAGGGATATCCATAAGATACCCTTTGATTCAAAATCAATTAATGTATTTCAAGGAACGCCTGCCAGGCGAGAAGACCTGGCTGCAGCAATGCAGGGATGTGACTTATTAATAAGTGCCTTAAGCATTGCCCGTGCTTCAGATGCACCCTGGTCTAAATTAATAACTCCTGAAAATTTCATTTCTGAATGCGTGAAAAACATTATTGCGGAAGCGGGTCAACAAAATATCCAACGTTTAATTAGTATCTCTGCTTGGGGTGTCGGAGATACAAATAAGGATATACCATTCTGGCTCAGGTGGCTGATTAAACATACTAACCTGCGTCCCGTTTATGCAGAACATGAATCTCAGGAAAAGCTATTAGCTGCATCGAGTCTTCAGTGGACGGCTGTGAGGCCTGTCGCTTTAAATGACGCCAAAAAGATAAAGACTCTAAAAATAAGTTTTAATAACTTGCCAAAACCAAGTTTATATATCAGTAGGCATTCTGTGGCCAAATTCATAGTCGATATCATAAAATCCAATGGATATGTCTGCAAAAGCCCTACGATCTCTGAGCATTAG
- a CDS encoding phage tail protein: MSYLVDFKNVTTTGLESSPVAEALAGLRANEARYFRNKYNTEFVVTPAVESTETVEWVRKILKEERGIGVASKPLETATLQIENIKWVFVFYESGLGINVLYPLDNPKKRAVGFKLSEGMDIPQELEKFKFARQKSKLAGTIRGSFFVIKGEY; the protein is encoded by the coding sequence ATGAGCTATTTAGTTGATTTTAAAAACGTGACCACTACAGGTTTAGAATCCTCTCCTGTTGCAGAAGCTCTTGCCGGTTTGCGGGCAAACGAAGCAAGATATTTTAGGAATAAATACAATACTGAATTCGTTGTTACACCAGCTGTTGAAAGTACTGAAACCGTAGAATGGGTACGTAAAATATTAAAGGAAGAACGAGGCATAGGGGTAGCTTCGAAACCTTTAGAAACAGCAACACTGCAGATTGAAAACATAAAATGGGTATTTGTTTTTTATGAAAGCGGACTTGGCATTAATGTTTTATACCCACTTGATAATCCGAAAAAAAGAGCTGTGGGATTTAAGCTATCTGAAGGAATGGACATTCCACAAGAGTTAGAGAAATTTAAGTTTGCCAGACAAAAATCTAAATTAGCAGGAACAATTCGTGGGTCATTTTTTGTCATAAAAGGAGAGTATTAA
- a CDS encoding DoxX family protein, with translation MKKRDKIIYWIATIWLCLGMVSTAIIQLFRIRAGGPGTEKNLIHLGFPTYMLTLLGIWKILGVIALLIPKFPLLKEWAYAGIFFTVTGALYAHIASGDTFTFIFPSLLYLLLISVSWYFRPLDRKIIFKQ, from the coding sequence ATGAAAAAAAGAGACAAAATAATCTATTGGATTGCCACTATTTGGTTGTGTTTAGGTATGGTATCTACGGCCATTATCCAGTTATTTAGAATAAGAGCCGGCGGCCCTGGCACTGAAAAAAATCTAATACATTTAGGTTTCCCCACTTACATGCTAACCCTGCTCGGAATATGGAAAATACTGGGTGTAATTGCATTGCTCATCCCTAAATTTCCATTGCTGAAAGAATGGGCATATGCGGGTATCTTCTTCACCGTAACTGGGGCCTTATATGCGCATATTGCATCAGGCGATACTTTCACATTCATATTTCCTTCTTTATTGTATCTTCTTTTGATTTCCGTTTCTTGGTATTTCAGACCGTTAGACAGAAAAATCATTTTTAAACAATAA